A genome region from Pseudomonas anguilliseptica includes the following:
- a CDS encoding sigma-54-dependent transcriptional regulator — translation MRIKVHCQNRIGILRDILNLLVEYGINVARGEVGGEQGNAIYLHCPNLINLQFQSLRPKFEAISGVFGVKRVGLMPSERRHLELNALLGALDFPVLSIDMGGSIVAANRSAAQLLGVRVDEVPGIPLSRYAEDFDLPELVRANKSRINGLRVKVKGDVFLADIAPLQTEHEESDAMAGAVLTLHRADRVGERIYNVRKQELRGFDSIFQSSKVMAAVVREARRMAPLDAPLLIEGETGTGKELLARACHLASPRGQSPFMALNCAGLPESMAETELFGYGPGAFEGARPEGKLGLLELTAGGTLFLDGVGEMSPRLQAKLLRFLQDGCFRRVGSDEEVYLDVRVICATQVDLSELCAKGEFRQDLYHRLNVLSLHIPPLRECLDGLPPLVEHFLDQASRQIGCPLPKLAPQVLDKLGHYHWPGNVRQLENVLFQAVSLCDGGLVKGEHIRLPDYGAPQPLGEFSVEGGLDEILGRFEKAVLERLFHDHPSSRQLGKRLGVSHTTIANKLRQHGLGKE, via the coding sequence ATGCGTATCAAAGTCCACTGCCAGAACCGAATTGGCATCCTGCGCGACATCCTAAACCTGCTGGTCGAATACGGCATCAACGTTGCTCGTGGCGAGGTCGGTGGCGAGCAGGGCAACGCCATCTACCTGCACTGCCCGAACCTGATCAACCTGCAGTTCCAATCGCTGCGGCCCAAGTTCGAGGCGATTTCCGGGGTGTTCGGCGTCAAGCGTGTCGGTCTGATGCCCAGCGAGCGCCGTCATCTGGAGTTGAATGCTCTGCTCGGCGCGCTGGACTTCCCAGTGCTGTCGATCGATATGGGCGGCTCCATCGTTGCTGCCAACCGCAGCGCGGCACAGTTGCTTGGCGTACGGGTGGATGAAGTACCGGGGATTCCGCTGTCGCGTTATGCCGAGGATTTCGACCTGCCCGAGCTGGTGCGCGCCAACAAGTCGCGGATCAATGGCTTGCGGGTGAAAGTGAAAGGCGATGTGTTTCTCGCCGATATCGCGCCGCTGCAAACCGAGCATGAGGAGAGTGATGCCATGGCCGGTGCGGTGTTGACCTTGCACCGCGCGGATCGTGTGGGTGAGCGCATCTACAACGTGCGCAAGCAGGAGCTGCGCGGCTTCGATTCGATCTTTCAGAGCTCCAAAGTAATGGCCGCTGTGGTGCGCGAAGCGCGGCGTATGGCGCCGCTGGATGCGCCTCTGCTGATCGAGGGCGAAACCGGCACCGGCAAGGAGTTGCTGGCGCGCGCCTGTCACCTGGCCAGTCCGCGCGGGCAGTCGCCGTTTATGGCGCTGAACTGCGCCGGTTTGCCGGAGTCCATGGCCGAAACCGAGCTGTTTGGCTACGGCCCTGGTGCCTTCGAAGGCGCGCGCCCGGAAGGCAAACTCGGCCTGCTGGAACTGACGGCCGGCGGCACGCTGTTTCTCGATGGTGTCGGCGAGATGAGCCCGCGTTTGCAAGCCAAGCTGCTGCGTTTTCTGCAGGATGGCTGCTTCCGCCGCGTGGGCAGTGACGAGGAGGTGTACCTGGATGTGCGGGTGATCTGCGCCACTCAGGTGGATCTGTCCGAGCTGTGTGCCAAGGGCGAGTTCCGTCAGGATCTGTACCACCGCCTCAACGTACTCAGCCTGCATATCCCGCCGCTGCGCGAATGCCTGGATGGCCTGCCGCCGCTGGTGGAGCATTTTCTCGATCAGGCCAGCCGGCAGATTGGTTGCCCGCTGCCCAAACTCGCGCCGCAGGTGCTGGACAAGCTCGGCCACTACCACTGGCCGGGTAACGTGCGTCAGTTGGAAAACGTGCTGTTTCAGGCCGTTTCCCTGTGCGATGGCGGGTTGGTCAAGGGCGAACATATCCGCCTGCCGGACTACGGCGCGCCGCAGCCGCTGGGCGAGTTTTCCGTGGAAGGCGGGCTGGATGAAATTCTCGGTCGTTTCGAAAAAGCCGTGCTGGAGCGGCTGTTCCACGACCACCCGAGCAGCCGTCAGCTGGGCAAGCGCCTTGGCGTGTCGCACACCACTATTGCCAACAAGCTGCGTCAGCATGGGCTGGGCAAGGAGTAG
- the phhA gene encoding phenylalanine 4-monooxygenase gives MKSTQYLAREPDDSGFIHYPEAEHQVWNTLIIRQLKVIEGRACQEYLDGIEQLGLPHERIPQLGEINQVLQATTGWRVARVPALIPFQTFFELLASKQFPVATFIRTPEELDYLQEPDIFHEIFGHCPLLTNPWFAEFTHTYGKLGLAASKEERVYLARLYWLTIEFGLLDTSQGQRIYGGGILSSPKETLYCLSDTPQHLAFDPIEAMRTPYRIDILQPLYFVLPELKRLFELAHEDIMAMVQQAMRLGLHAPKFPPKAA, from the coding sequence ATGAAGAGCACGCAATACCTGGCTCGCGAACCGGATGACAGTGGCTTTATCCATTACCCGGAGGCCGAGCATCAGGTGTGGAATACCCTGATCATTCGCCAGCTCAAGGTGATCGAGGGTCGCGCCTGCCAGGAATACCTGGATGGCATCGAGCAACTCGGTCTACCCCATGAGCGTATTCCGCAGCTCGGTGAGATCAACCAGGTGCTGCAAGCTACCACTGGCTGGCGCGTGGCGCGGGTGCCGGCGCTGATTCCCTTCCAGACCTTCTTCGAACTGCTGGCCAGCAAGCAATTCCCGGTCGCGACCTTTATCCGCACGCCTGAGGAGCTGGACTACCTGCAGGAGCCGGACATCTTCCACGAGATCTTTGGCCACTGTCCGCTGCTGACCAACCCCTGGTTCGCCGAATTCACCCACACCTACGGCAAACTCGGCTTAGCGGCGAGCAAGGAAGAGCGCGTGTACCTGGCGCGCCTGTACTGGCTGACCATCGAGTTCGGCCTGCTCGACACCAGCCAGGGTCAGCGGATTTACGGCGGCGGCATTCTCTCTTCGCCGAAAGAAACCCTCTACTGCCTGTCCGATACGCCGCAGCACCTGGCTTTTGATCCGATCGAGGCCATGCGCACGCCCTATCGCATCGATATCCTGCAGCCACTGTATTTCGTCCTGCCCGAACTCAAGCGCCTGTTCGAACTGGCCCACGAAGACATCATGGCCATGGTGCAGCAAGCCATGCGTCTGGGTTTACATGCGCCGAAGTTTCCGCCGAAAGCGGCGTAA
- a CDS encoding 4a-hydroxytetrahydrobiopterin dehydratase — protein MSLAQAQCEACRADAPKVSDEELAELIREIPDWNIEVRGDHMELERVYLFRTFRHALAFTNAVGAIAEEVGHHPALLTEWGKVTVTWWSHEMRGLHRNDFIMAARTDVLAAGAEGRK, from the coding sequence ATGAGCCTTGCCCAAGCCCAATGCGAAGCCTGCCGCGCCGATGCACCAAAAGTCAGCGATGAAGAGCTGGCCGAACTGATCCGCGAAATCCCGGACTGGAATATCGAAGTGCGTGGCGACCATATGGAGCTGGAGCGGGTGTACCTGTTCCGCACCTTCCGCCATGCCCTGGCCTTTACCAACGCGGTCGGCGCAATTGCCGAGGAAGTCGGCCACCACCCGGCGCTGCTTACCGAATGGGGCAAGGTCACCGTGACCTGGTGGAGCCATGAGATGCGCGGCCTGCACCGTAACGACTTCATCATGGCCGCACGTACCGATGTGCTGGCTGCAGGTGCCGAGGGCCGCAAGTGA
- a CDS encoding amino acid aminotransferase has product MSHFQSINRVPGDPILGLMDAYRADRNPAKLDLGVGVYKDAQGLTPIPRAVKLAEQRLVESETTKSYIGGHGDPLFASLLSQLVLGVDSPLLAERAGTTQTPGGTGALRLCADFIAQCLPGRGIWLSDPTWPIHESIFAAAGLRVGHYPYVGADNQLNVEAMIAALAHVPKGDVVLLHACCHNPTGFDLTPRDWKRVLEVVKARELLPLIDFAYQGFGDGLEQDAFAVRLFAAELPELLITSSCSKNFGLYRERTGALIVCAETATKLQDVRSQLAFIARNLWSTPPAHGAAVVANILADSELHSLWVSELDAMRQRVASLRAGLIEALQPYGLSERFVHIAVQRGMFSYTGLSPVQVQRLRDEFSVYMVGSGRANMAGLDAERLDQLASAISRVCSD; this is encoded by the coding sequence GTGAGCCATTTCCAGAGCATCAACCGCGTGCCGGGCGACCCGATTCTCGGCCTGATGGACGCCTACCGCGCTGACCGCAACCCAGCCAAGCTCGACCTCGGCGTGGGTGTGTACAAGGACGCCCAAGGCCTGACCCCAATTCCGCGCGCGGTAAAGCTCGCCGAACAGCGGCTGGTGGAAAGCGAAACCACCAAGAGTTATATCGGCGGCCATGGCGACCCACTGTTTGCCAGCCTGCTCAGCCAGCTTGTGCTGGGTGTGGACAGCCCGCTGCTGGCCGAACGAGCTGGTACCACCCAGACACCTGGCGGCACCGGTGCGCTGCGCCTGTGCGCGGACTTCATCGCCCAGTGCCTGCCGGGCCGTGGCATTTGGCTGAGTGACCCGACCTGGCCGATCCACGAAAGCATCTTTGCTGCCGCTGGCCTGCGCGTTGGTCATTACCCCTATGTCGGCGCGGACAACCAGCTGAATGTCGAGGCGATGATTGCCGCCCTCGCCCACGTGCCCAAGGGCGACGTGGTGCTGCTGCACGCCTGCTGCCACAACCCGACCGGTTTCGACCTCACCCCGCGAGACTGGAAGCGCGTGCTGGAAGTGGTCAAAGCTCGCGAGCTGCTGCCGCTGATCGATTTTGCCTACCAGGGTTTTGGTGATGGCCTGGAGCAGGACGCCTTTGCCGTGCGCCTGTTTGCCGCCGAGCTGCCCGAACTGCTGATCACCAGTTCCTGCTCGAAGAATTTCGGTCTGTACCGCGAGCGCACTGGCGCACTGATCGTCTGCGCAGAGACTGCGACAAAGCTGCAGGACGTACGCAGCCAGCTGGCGTTTATCGCGCGAAACCTCTGGTCCACCCCGCCAGCCCATGGCGCGGCAGTGGTTGCCAACATCCTGGCTGACAGTGAACTGCACAGTCTTTGGGTCAGCGAACTGGACGCCATGCGCCAGCGCGTCGCCAGCCTGCGCGCCGGCCTGATTGAAGCCCTGCAACCGTATGGCCTGAGTGAGCGCTTTGTGCATATCGCAGTGCAACGAGGGATGTTTTCCTATACCGGCCTCTCGCCGGTTCAGGTGCAGCGCCTGCGCGATGAGTTCAGTGTGTATATGGTCGGCTCAGGCCGGGCGAATATGGCCGGGTTGGACGCCGAGCGCCTGGATCAGCTGGCCAGCGCCATTTCGCGCGTTTGCAGCGACTGA
- a CDS encoding MFS transporter, translating to MWFLIAPISSLLGGVALLLLGNGLLNTLLTLRGVAEGYSTSMLGLIMSGYFVGFLLGTWLAIPLVRRVGHIRAFAFCAAITALLHVLIVDPWVWLGLRVLYGLALVSLYMVIESWLNAQVPNDKRGQVFAVYMAVNLGALAAAQQLLNLSSPSDFVLFVLAAMLISAALMPITLTRQLQPSVPDTLHTNLRQIVGIAPLALAAAGLSGLALGAFWGMAPVYASLKGFDATGVGLLMSSTILGGALLQWPIGIYSDKHDRRLVLFWVVALAVVVAVLMSLLPAGRLLLGLIFIWGGLAFAIYPIAVAQLIDQLHSDEVLAGSSSLLMVNGIGSVCGPLLAGLLMQHLGAQALPLYFAATLGLLAAYTLYRLRHVSDLVSAPAGHFMPMLRTSHTVLELMPDAPPTDDPDSPDSHEDPPNPAPQTPG from the coding sequence ATGTGGTTCCTGATTGCCCCTATCAGCTCGCTGCTCGGTGGGGTTGCGTTACTCCTCCTCGGCAATGGTCTGCTCAACACTCTACTGACCCTGCGTGGCGTCGCCGAAGGCTACTCCACCTCGATGCTCGGCCTGATCATGTCCGGGTACTTTGTCGGTTTTCTCCTTGGCACCTGGCTGGCGATTCCGCTGGTCCGCCGCGTTGGGCATATTCGTGCGTTTGCCTTTTGCGCCGCCATCACCGCCCTGCTGCATGTACTGATCGTCGACCCTTGGGTCTGGTTGGGCCTGCGCGTGCTCTACGGCCTGGCGTTGGTTAGCCTGTATATGGTGATCGAGAGCTGGCTTAACGCCCAGGTACCCAACGACAAGCGCGGCCAGGTGTTTGCCGTGTATATGGCGGTCAACCTCGGTGCGCTGGCCGCCGCGCAGCAACTGCTCAACCTGTCCTCGCCAAGTGACTTCGTATTGTTCGTACTGGCCGCCATGCTGATCAGCGCGGCGTTGATGCCCATCACCCTGACTCGCCAACTTCAGCCCAGTGTGCCGGATACCCTGCACACCAACCTGCGGCAGATTGTCGGTATCGCCCCCTTGGCGCTGGCCGCCGCGGGCTTATCCGGCCTGGCCCTCGGCGCGTTCTGGGGTATGGCGCCGGTATACGCCAGCCTGAAAGGCTTCGATGCCACCGGCGTGGGTTTGCTGATGAGCAGCACGATTCTCGGCGGCGCATTGCTGCAATGGCCGATTGGTATCTATTCGGATAAACACGACCGCCGCCTGGTGCTGTTCTGGGTCGTCGCGTTGGCCGTCGTGGTTGCCGTGCTGATGAGCCTGTTGCCGGCCGGTCGCCTGCTGCTTGGGTTGATATTTATCTGGGGCGGTTTGGCCTTTGCCATCTACCCGATTGCCGTGGCGCAGCTGATTGACCAACTGCACAGCGATGAAGTCCTCGCCGGTTCCAGCAGCCTGCTGATGGTCAATGGCATCGGCTCGGTGTGCGGCCCGCTGCTCGCCGGTCTGCTGATGCAACACCTTGGCGCCCAGGCGCTGCCTTTGTATTTCGCCGCCACCCTCGGCCTGCTCGCGGCCTACACGCTGTATCGCCTGCGCCATGTCAGTGACCTGGTCAGCGCACCCGCCGGGCACTTTATGCCCATGCTGCGCACAAGCCACACGGTGCTTGAGCTGATGCCCGATGCACCGCCCACAGACGACCCAGACTCCCCTGACTCACATGAGGACCCGCCCAACCCGGCGCCGCAGACGCCTGGGTAA
- the ggpS gene encoding glucosylglycerol-phosphate synthase: MLLATDLDGTFLGGDPKDRLSLYQTIAAHPEIRLAYVTGRSLESVLPLLADPTLPQPDFIISDVGASLVHGDTLQPIQPLQSAVDALWPGDSQVASALERFALERQDVPQVRRCSYFCSPEQAANPELLEVAESLGCDLLYSAERYLDFLPKGVNKGSSLQALIDWLELDNDQVLTAGDTLNDLSMLSGQFKGVCVGESEDGLLQATRQYSRVLHAERAGCGGILEAFVHFGFLGKQGIAAEGKQVADPGKADLVMVYHRLPYEEFRGADGKLQRRRPTSPNGIIPTLLSFFGDGRAGSWVAWAEHDANSGETFDSHTTVDAERYPKLTAARVALSKEEVDIFYKRFSKEAFWPTLHTFWERAQFREDDWQVFLKVNRAFAERTALEAAEGATVWLHDYNLWMVPGYLRELRPDLRIAFFHHTYFPSADVFNVLPWRRQIIGSLLQCDYIGFHIPRQVENFVDAARGVMPLQTVSRQNCAPRFITYGCAVGLERMTTAVDTGNRVVKLGAHPVGLDIERVRSALTAPKIREMMERLRSELAGVKLILSVERLDYTKGILEKLNAYERLLEENPELLGKVTLVTVCVPAAKEMTIYDELQGQIEQAVGRINGRFARIGWTPLQFFFRSLPFEEVSAWYAMADVMWITPLRDGLNLVAKEFVAAQGLLDGSGVLVLSEFAGAAAELKGALLTNPHDPVDMTQTCYVALNMPKAEAQARLRELFDIVNYNDIRRWGDEFLTAVSDPQDQLDRALGLVG; encoded by the coding sequence ATGTTACTTGCCACCGATCTCGATGGAACCTTTCTCGGCGGCGATCCCAAGGATCGCCTGAGCCTCTATCAGACCATCGCCGCCCACCCGGAAATCCGCCTGGCCTACGTCACTGGCCGCAGCCTGGAATCAGTGCTGCCACTACTGGCAGACCCGACCCTGCCGCAACCGGATTTCATCATCTCCGACGTCGGTGCCAGCCTGGTACATGGCGACACCTTGCAGCCGATCCAGCCCCTGCAAAGCGCGGTGGACGCCCTCTGGCCCGGCGACAGCCAGGTTGCCAGCGCCCTCGAACGCTTTGCTCTGGAGCGCCAGGACGTACCGCAGGTGCGCCGCTGCTCGTACTTCTGCAGCCCGGAACAGGCGGCCAACCCGGAGCTCCTGGAAGTCGCAGAGAGTCTGGGCTGCGATCTGCTCTATTCGGCCGAGCGCTACTTGGACTTTCTACCCAAGGGCGTCAACAAGGGCAGCAGCCTGCAGGCGTTGATCGACTGGCTGGAACTGGACAACGACCAGGTGCTGACCGCTGGCGACACGCTCAACGACCTGTCCATGCTCAGCGGCCAGTTCAAGGGCGTATGCGTGGGCGAGTCCGAAGACGGCCTGCTGCAGGCCACCCGCCAATATTCGCGGGTATTGCATGCCGAACGCGCCGGGTGCGGTGGGATTCTTGAAGCCTTTGTGCATTTTGGCTTTCTCGGCAAACAGGGCATCGCCGCCGAAGGCAAGCAAGTCGCCGACCCGGGCAAGGCCGATCTGGTGATGGTCTACCACCGCCTGCCCTATGAAGAATTCCGTGGCGCAGATGGCAAGCTGCAACGTCGCCGCCCGACTTCACCCAACGGCATTATCCCCACCCTATTGAGTTTCTTCGGCGACGGTCGCGCCGGCTCCTGGGTCGCCTGGGCCGAGCATGACGCAAACAGCGGCGAAACCTTCGACAGCCACACCACGGTGGATGCCGAACGCTACCCAAAGCTGACCGCCGCACGCGTGGCGCTGAGCAAGGAAGAGGTCGACATCTTCTACAAGCGCTTCTCCAAGGAAGCCTTCTGGCCGACCCTGCACACCTTCTGGGAGCGCGCGCAGTTCCGTGAGGACGACTGGCAGGTGTTCCTCAAGGTCAACCGTGCCTTTGCCGAACGCACCGCCCTGGAAGCGGCTGAAGGTGCCACGGTCTGGCTGCATGACTACAACCTGTGGATGGTGCCCGGCTACCTGCGCGAACTGCGCCCGGACCTGCGCATCGCCTTCTTTCACCACACCTACTTCCCCTCGGCGGATGTGTTCAACGTATTGCCCTGGCGCCGGCAGATCATCGGCAGCCTGCTGCAGTGCGACTACATCGGCTTTCATATCCCGCGCCAGGTGGAAAACTTCGTCGATGCCGCGCGCGGCGTGATGCCGCTGCAAACAGTCAGCAGGCAGAACTGCGCGCCACGCTTTATCACCTATGGCTGCGCCGTAGGCCTTGAGCGCATGACCACCGCCGTGGATACCGGCAACCGCGTGGTCAAACTCGGCGCCCACCCGGTGGGCCTGGATATCGAGCGGGTACGCAGCGCCCTGACCGCACCGAAGATCAGGGAGATGATGGAACGTCTGCGCAGCGAACTTGCCGGGGTCAAACTGATTCTCTCGGTGGAACGCCTCGACTACACCAAGGGCATTCTGGAAAAGCTCAACGCCTATGAGCGCCTGCTGGAAGAAAACCCCGAGCTGCTAGGCAAGGTCACCCTGGTCACCGTCTGCGTGCCGGCGGCCAAGGAAATGACCATCTATGACGAACTGCAAGGGCAGATCGAGCAGGCCGTGGGCCGCATAAACGGCCGCTTTGCGCGCATCGGCTGGACGCCGCTGCAGTTTTTCTTCCGCAGTCTGCCGTTCGAGGAAGTCAGCGCCTGGTACGCCATGGCCGACGTGATGTGGATTACCCCACTGCGCGACGGCCTCAACCTGGTGGCCAAGGAGTTTGTCGCGGCTCAAGGCCTGCTGGATGGCAGTGGCGTGCTGGTGCTTTCGGAGTTTGCCGGCGCTGCCGCCGAGCTCAAAGGCGCGCTACTGACCAACCCGCATGACCCGGTGGATATGACGCAAACCTGCTATGTGGCGCTGAATATGCCCAAAGCGGAGGCCCAGGCACGCCTGCGTGAGCTGTTCGATATTGTCAACTACAACGACATCCGCCGCTGGGGTGATGAATTTCTCACCGCCGTCAGCGACCCGCAGGATCAACTGGACCGCGCCCTCGGGCTGGTCGGCTAG
- a CDS encoding VOC family protein → MKIHAYLIFDGQCEAAFNYYAECLGGSLELMRFGESPEAGNVPEQFHDRVMHVCLTMGDQLLMASDTFPGMPYEGIKGCSISLQVDNVPEAERLYKALSAGGSVQMELQQTFWATRFAMFTDRFGVSWMINCDIDAQMG, encoded by the coding sequence ATGAAGATCCATGCCTATTTGATATTCGATGGTCAGTGCGAAGCGGCCTTTAATTACTACGCCGAGTGCCTGGGTGGCAGTCTGGAGCTGATGCGTTTTGGCGAAAGCCCGGAAGCTGGCAATGTACCGGAGCAGTTTCACGACCGCGTAATGCATGTTTGCCTGACCATGGGCGACCAGCTGCTGATGGCGTCCGACACCTTCCCGGGTATGCCGTATGAGGGCATCAAGGGCTGCTCGATATCCCTGCAGGTGGACAACGTGCCGGAGGCCGAGCGCCTGTACAAAGCGCTGTCGGCGGGCGGTTCGGTGCAGATGGAGTTGCAGCAGACTTTCTGGGCCACGCGCTTTGCCATGTTTACCGACCGTTTCGGCGTGAGCTGGATGATCAACTGCGATATTGACGCGCAGATGGGTTAG
- a CDS encoding YciI family protein, which produces MRFMVIVKATADSEAGFMPSEELLTAMGRYNEELIEAGVMLAGEGLQPSSKGARVKFSGSQRSVTDGPFIETKELIAGFWIFQVASLAECIEWVKRCPNPMPGDSEIEIRQIFEAEDFGDEFTPELREQEELLRTRLES; this is translated from the coding sequence ATGCGTTTTATGGTGATAGTCAAGGCTACTGCAGATTCCGAAGCCGGCTTTATGCCCAGCGAGGAGCTGCTGACGGCGATGGGGCGTTACAACGAAGAACTGATTGAAGCGGGCGTGATGCTCGCAGGCGAAGGTCTGCAGCCCAGCAGCAAAGGCGCACGGGTGAAGTTCTCCGGCAGCCAGCGCAGCGTTACGGATGGGCCTTTTATAGAAACCAAGGAGCTGATCGCCGGCTTCTGGATTTTCCAGGTGGCGTCTCTGGCGGAGTGTATCGAGTGGGTCAAGCGTTGCCCCAATCCGATGCCCGGCGACAGCGAAATCGAGATCCGGCAGATTTTCGAAGCCGAGGATTTTGGCGATGAATTCACCCCCGAGTTGCGCGAGCAGGAAGAACTTCTGCGCACGCGGCTTGAATCGTAA
- the arfB gene encoding alternative ribosome rescue aminoacyl-tRNA hydrolase ArfB, protein MLAISNSVHLPDDEVELTAIRAQGAGGQNVNKVSSAIHLRFDIQASSLPPFYKERLLALRDSRITAEGVVIIKAQQYRTQEQNRADALERLAELIRSAAKTEKARRPTKPTLGSKKRRLEGKSIRGTIKAGRGRVDF, encoded by the coding sequence ATGCTGGCTATATCCAACAGCGTTCATCTGCCTGACGATGAAGTCGAACTAACCGCTATCCGTGCTCAGGGCGCGGGCGGGCAGAACGTCAATAAAGTCTCCAGCGCGATACATCTGCGCTTCGATATCCAGGCGTCCAGCTTGCCGCCGTTTTATAAGGAGCGGCTGCTGGCATTGCGCGACAGCCGTATCACCGCTGAAGGCGTAGTAATTATCAAAGCCCAGCAGTACCGCACCCAGGAGCAGAACCGTGCCGACGCGCTGGAGCGTTTGGCCGAGCTGATTCGCAGCGCCGCTAAAACCGAGAAAGCCCGCCGCCCGACCAAGCCAACCCTAGGTTCGAAAAAGCGCCGCCTGGAAGGCAAGAGTATCCGCGGCACGATCAAGGCAGGGCGCGGCAGGGTCGACTTCTAG
- a CDS encoding DNA adenine methylase, with the protein MSAQPIIPWIGGKRRLADRIFPLFPQHSCYVEPFAGGAALFFLRPVPAEVEVLNDVNGDLINLYRVVQNHLEEFVRQFKWALSSRQVFKWLQMTRVETLTDIQRAARFYYLQQSAFGGRVDGQSYGTATTQPPGLNLLRIEEALSAAHLRLSNTYIEHLSWQEVMKKYDREHTLFYCDPPYWETEGYGVPFEFEQYLEMARLLKVIKGKAIISLNDHPAIRECFADFHIETTDIKYTVGGGKGSDAKEVLIFSWDILAEPAGLF; encoded by the coding sequence ATGTCCGCACAACCGATCATCCCCTGGATAGGTGGCAAGCGCCGCCTTGCAGACCGGATATTCCCCTTGTTCCCTCAGCACAGCTGCTACGTCGAACCGTTCGCGGGCGGCGCAGCGCTGTTCTTCCTCCGGCCGGTACCGGCCGAGGTCGAAGTGCTCAACGATGTAAACGGCGACCTGATCAACCTCTACCGGGTGGTGCAGAACCACCTGGAAGAGTTCGTCAGGCAGTTCAAGTGGGCGCTCAGCAGCCGCCAGGTGTTCAAGTGGCTGCAGATGACCCGAGTCGAAACCCTCACCGACATCCAGCGCGCTGCCCGCTTTTATTACCTGCAGCAGTCTGCCTTCGGTGGCCGCGTCGATGGCCAGAGCTACGGCACGGCCACCACCCAGCCACCTGGGCTTAACCTGCTGCGGATCGAGGAGGCGCTGTCAGCAGCCCACCTGCGCCTCAGCAACACCTACATCGAGCACCTGAGCTGGCAGGAGGTAATGAAGAAGTACGACCGCGAGCACACGCTGTTCTACTGCGATCCGCCGTACTGGGAGACCGAAGGCTATGGCGTGCCGTTCGAGTTCGAGCAGTACCTGGAGATGGCCAGGCTGCTGAAGGTGATCAAGGGCAAGGCGATCATCAGCCTCAACGACCACCCAGCCATCCGCGAATGCTTCGCCGACTTCCACATCGAGACAACCGACATCAAGTACACGGTGGGTGGTGGCAAGGGGAGTGATGCGAAGGAGGTGCTGATCTTCAGCTGGGACATCCTGGCCGAACCGGCTGGGCTTTTCTGA
- a CDS encoding Com family DNA-binding transcriptional regulator, with product MMKDIRCGQCGRKLATASGFTEIQIKCPRCRTLNHLKAESLLLSPSSATSHQEAPCPHNRSSPG from the coding sequence ATGATGAAAGATATTCGATGTGGCCAGTGTGGCCGCAAGCTGGCAACTGCCAGTGGCTTCACCGAGATACAGATCAAGTGCCCGCGTTGCCGGACACTCAATCACCTGAAGGCCGAGAGCCTCCTGTTATCGCCATCGAGCGCAACCAGCCATCAGGAGGCACCATGTCCGCACAACCGATCATCCCCTGGATAG
- a CDS encoding YiiX/YebB-like N1pC/P60 family cysteine hydrolase encodes MGSIQLLFSTTHYPFSGLIRAATWSRWSHVALVAGHHVIEAVALEGVRQVSKAYAIERASAYSLVDLPARNPQAIIDAARSQLGKPYDWTAIAALGLRRDWQEDDAWFCSELVAWAADQAGQPWFRPEALRRITPQHIWMLSPERGLCPIEG; translated from the coding sequence ATGGGAAGCATCCAGCTGCTGTTCAGTACCACTCACTACCCGTTCAGCGGGCTGATCCGCGCCGCCACCTGGTCGCGCTGGAGCCATGTTGCCCTGGTTGCCGGGCACCATGTGATCGAGGCCGTTGCGCTGGAGGGTGTGCGCCAGGTGTCCAAGGCCTACGCCATTGAGCGTGCCTCGGCATACAGCCTGGTCGACCTGCCAGCCCGTAACCCGCAGGCCATCATCGACGCCGCACGCAGCCAGCTCGGCAAGCCCTACGACTGGACAGCCATCGCCGCCCTCGGCCTGCGCCGTGACTGGCAGGAAGACGATGCGTGGTTCTGTTCGGAGTTGGTGGCCTGGGCGGCCGATCAGGCCGGCCAGCCGTGGTTCCGCCCGGAGGCGCTGCGCCGCATCACCCCTCAGCACATTTGGATGCTGTCACCCGAGCGAGGGCTCTGCCCAATAGAAGGATAA